The following coding sequences are from one Megachile rotundata isolate GNS110a chromosome 13, iyMegRotu1, whole genome shotgun sequence window:
- the Rab3-GEF gene encoding rab3 GDP-GTP exchange factor isoform X3, translated as MDIQKKQLCPRLVDYLAIVGARLPPVSRQPVQAPELLRRYPVEDHKDFRLPLDMVYFCQPEGCTSVGPKRTALREATSFTFTLTDKDSGKTRYGICVNFYRPVERIGAAVGSGVSVKRDKYNTTFRRESWRKSMEKSTDSAFSSDYRSSAVGPSDSEKDCPSSRRDSDTSHAISAPRLGITAPSGDSESGGSHSPSPRASRRRQRIRNHSLTSLCIISHHPFFSMFRECLFVLKKIIDACNESYSPQKVGASRQTNSPFKLCDNRDTVWSVLTGQTLEGTPSIVLHDVREIETWILRLLSSPVPVPTKTRVEVEIVSQSMQPPLCFAFPDHTRFSLVDFPLHLPLELLGVDICLKVLTLILLEHKIVLQSRDYNALSMSVMAFVTMIYPLEYMFPAIPLLPTCMCCAEQLLLAPTPFVIGIPASFLLYKTNFKMPDDIWLVDLDSNKINPPTGAGDQLPPLPEPEGTILKNHLKQAMQLMDQAGSGAMASMTIPQPLPQDTSPRTSLQAPSRRESLTSHLSSLSVSSMKHRPSIDHHAQPHSTSSSTPSSASGQRRQSVSQSSGSSSPQKPTSSQSMPPFNPFIYGNDVDSVDIATRVAMVRFFNSQNLLANFTEHTRTLRLYPRPVVAFQINSFLRSRPRASHFLNKFARTQAVEFLAEWSLTPSNVAFLRVQTGVFDPAQIGDKPKWYASSLEPIYFPVWDSGSSLANALKAMKEHESQPTDESGSDSEGAESTSSSYSSLSDFVSEMVSSDLSPSYNHTAQVAQPRMSLSVDPKNVYNPPSSLQYPGMEEEATTRPESPPSTSSSHSDLSSPSMNRDSEFELNPQAQEGSQSTNDKEEGGSFESDSASTITPRTILSAQSSIGQFGVGTGLKATPTTISDTERPTSSHRTSRVSRYVVPIQPSGAVLQRHPSVGNVLARASSFSTGTGPLLPRQMNSNNSENGSPTVPRQFSLGTVAQKPVTESQKQGSPTMTGNGVLRQGSQGSLFEQIATQAKDLVRETTRQSSQDGLLAQMDKLKHQAKEKITEAGEDSGLFAPLEQFTQQTKKAVGEATKSVQEASKTALEASKTAAGVSKNTFDDLTYVGKSTFGDLTKSAKEVAAKKGLLKGLGDTQQSPPPSPGLVQRRDSISTQLVASDNRGGRRDIGRDFFSNISSDLNGIAAQTSSMFSDLFGSKNNSNRNAGLHPQSQKSDKKTPMLGPFPKSKTGLVERSSLIKHSTNKNAQEELQRMQNAERSNVNSDNQAFLTDVVNQILTGEGVGWLKLNRLKKLMEDESYRDFVVSKLNKGLNKKISPDDHIDDVCISKPVYKGMLKCLQAVAHGLGHTYNNFGLGGMASVFQLMEIAHTHYWSKDLSEGGFDSSLMSQTSSPFGSRENLKSPQSPSQPEFAETQKSDPPQVHLEMPHGHTSPANEGSQSTTDMFLDMFTKKGKFLSRLTSFDSEFPRQPKQRTGSVWSSKSSLSTGFRYHGGSLVPTTTAPSPEAARTYLFEGLLGKERSTLWDQMQFWEDAFLDAVSQERDMIGMDQGPGEMMERYKNLSETEKKRLEHDEDRLLCTLLHNLTAILVMLNVDKNQVKRKVRRLLGKSHIGLIYSQELNQLLDQIHNLYGNDIDLKPLTSRQMHRQSFTVHAGVDAEGDLRFLEVRHDGLVLRSVNGVIVERWWYERLVNMTYSPKNKVLCLWRRNGGQTQLHKYYTKKCKDLYYCIKDAMEKAAARGRGANVGVELGGEFPVQDMRTGEGGLLQVCMEGVGLLFANSKDFEFFVRLDHIRKCFTQKDGIFVLEEFNPKTRQVIQRKYKSQMADQICYSVLCVFSYLAAGLEQRKPQPTQQPQQQQQQQQQQQQSQSHHQYQPQQQPQLQRQQSQQKQQQRAQSQQQRQQQQQQQQQQQQQQQQQQRQQHQTQAQQHSGSNVTQSTQGQKSTHFDSYPKHH; from the exons ATGGATATACAAAAGAAGCAGCTGTGCCCCCGCTTGGTGGATTATCTCGCCATCGTGGGGGCCAGATTGCCCCCAGTCTCTCGCCAGCCTGTGCAG GCTCCAGAATTATTGAGAAGATATCCGGTGGAAGATCACAAAGATTTTCGATTACCATTGGATATGGTTTATTTCTGCCAGCCCGAGGGCTGCACCAGTGTCGGCCCTAAACGCACAGCCTTACGAGAGGCCACTTCCTTCACCTTCACTCTTACTGATAAAGATTCTG GCAAAACACGTTATGGTATCTGCGTGAATTTCTATCGACCAGTAGAAAGGATTGGAGCTGCAGTTGGAAGTGGAGTGTCCGTGAAAAGGGACAAGTACAATACAACGTTTCGCAGAGAGAGCTGGAGGAAAAGTATGGAGAAGAGCACGGACTCTGCATTTTCTAG CGACTATAGGAGCAGTGCAGTAGGACCTAGCGACTCTGAGAAAGATTGTCCGAGCAGCAGAAGGGACTCTGACACGTCTCATGCAATTAGCGCACCAAGATTAGGTATCACTGCACCGAGCGGGGACAGCGAAAGCGGCGGCAGCCATTCGCCGTCTCCGCGGGCTTCACGCAGACGACAG AGGATACGAAATCATTCCCTAACGTCGCTATGCATCATCTCACACCACCCCTTCTTTTCGATGTTCCGGGAATGCCTTTTCGTTTTGAAGAAGATCATCGACGCGTGCAACGAAAGTTATTCGCCGCAAAAAGTGGGCGCTTCCAGGCAAACGAACAG TCCCTTTAAACTCTGTGACAACAGAGACACGGTATGGAGTGTCTTAACGGGACAAACGCTCGAAGGAACGCCGTCAATAGTTCTTCACGATGTAAGAGAAATCGAGACCTGGATATTACGATTGTTGAGCAGCCCGGTACCAGTTCCAACAAAGACACGCGTCGAGGTCGAAATCGTGTCTCAAAGTATGCAGCCACCACTCTGTTTTGCATTCCCAGACCACACTAGATTTTCTCTCGTTGATTTCCCTCTGCATCTACCCCTGGAACTTCTTGGCGTTGACATATGCTTGAAGGTCCTCACGTTGATTCTCTTGGAGCACAAG ATCGTGTTGCAATCCCGCGACTACAATGCCCTGTCGATGTCCGTAATGGCGTTCGTTACAATGATCTATCCTCTGGAGTATATGTTCCCCGCGATACCGTTGTTACCCACGTGCATGTGCTGCGCGGAACAATTGTTGCTTGCACCTACACCATTTGTTATCGGAATACCCGCTAGTTTTTTATTGTACAAAACGAACTTCAAAATGCCCGATGACATTTGGCTAGTGGATCTAGACAGCAATAAGATAAACCCACCTACCGGTGCGGGTGATCAATTGCCTCCGTTGCCCGAGCCAGAAGGCACCATACTAAAGAATCACCTGAAACAG GCAATGCAACTGATGGACCAAGCCGGCTCTGGT GCAATGGCTAGCATGACGATTCCGCAACCTTTGCCCCAAGACACTTCACCTCGAACGTCGCTTCAAGCACCTAGCAGAAGGGAAAGCTTAACATCTCATCTGTCTAGTTTAAG TGTTTCGTCGATGAAGCACAGACCAAGCATCGATCACCATGCGCAACCCCATTCAACGAGTTCCTCGACCCCGAGTTCAGCCTCTGGACAACGTCGACAGTCCGTGTCTCAGTCGTCGGGTTCCTCGTCACCTCAAAAACCGACGTCCTCGCAAAGCATGCCTCCTTTCAACCCTTTTATCTATGGAAACGATGTAGACTCGGTGGACATCGCCACCAGAGTAGCTATGGTGCGTTTCTTTAATTCGCAGAACCTGCTAGCGAATTTTACCGAGCACACAAGGACTCTGAGGCTGTACCCAAGACCAGTGGTGGCCTTCCAAATTAACTCGTTCCTCCGATCGAGACCACGTGCCAGTCATTTCTTAAACAAGTTTGCCAGAACACAGGCGGTGGAATTTCTGGCGGAATGGTCCTTGACACCTAGCAACGTAGCGTTCCTCAGGGTACAAACTGGAGTGTTTGATCCTGCTCAAATTGGGGACAAACCAAAGTGGTACGCTTCGAGCTTAGAACCTATCTATTTTCCTGTCTGGGATTCCGGGAGTTCGTTGGCGAACGCGTTGAAGGCGATGAAGGAACACGAGAGTCAGCCAACAGATGAAAGTGGATCGGATTCTGAAGGTGCTGAGAGCACCAGCTCTTCGTATTCTTCCTTGAGCGATTTTGTCTCTGAAATGGTGTCGTCGGACTTGTCACCCA GTTACAATCATACCGCACAAGTGGCTCAGCCTCGAATGTCTCTGTCAGTGGATCCAAAGAACGTCTATAATCCACCAAGTTCTTTGCAATATCCTGGAATGGAAGAAGAAGCAACAACGAGGCCAGAAAGTCCACCGAGTACTTCCTCCAGTCACAGTGATCTGAGCAGTCCTAGTATGAACAGAGATTCAGAATTTGAATTAAACCCACAAGCTCAAGAAGGTTCACAGTCGACCAAT GATAAAGAGGAAGGTGGTAGCTTTGAGTCAGACTCTGCATCAACAATAACACCACGCACAATCCTGAGCGCACAAAGTTCTATAGGACAATTTGGAGTTGGCACGGGATTAAAAGCCACTCCAACAACGATCAGCGACACTGAACGTCCTACCAGTTCCCACAGGACTTCACGTGTCAGTAGATATGTCGTTCCT ATCCAACCAAGCGGAGCAGTTCTTCAGCGTCATCCAAGTGTTGGAAATGTTCTGGCTAGAGCATCAAGCTTCAGTACAGGCACAGGACCCCTTCTGCCAAGGCAAATGAACAGCAACAACAGTGAGAATGGGTCACCTACGGTTCCTCGACAATTCTCATTGGGTACTGTTGCTCAGAAACCAGTTACAGAAAGTCAAAAACAGGGCAGCCCTACCATGACTGGAAATGGTGTCCTACGGCAAGGATCACAGGGATCCTTGTTTGAACAAATTGCAACTCAAGCCAAAGATCTTGTTCGAGAAACAACCAGGCAGAGCAGTCAAGATGGTCTCCTTGCCCAAATGGATAag CTGAAACATCAGGCAAAGGAGAAGATTACAGAAGCTGGAGAAGATAGTGGTCTGTTTGCACCGCTGGAACAA tttacaCAGCAGACAAAGAAGGCAGTAGGAGAGGCCACAAAATCAGTACAAGAAGCATCAAAGACTGCTTTGGAAGCAAGTAAAACTGCAGCTGGAGTTAGCAAAAATACTTTTGATGATTTGACATACGTTGGTAAAAGcacttttggggatttgacaaaaAGTGCCAAAGAAGTAGCTGCAAAGAAGGGTTTACTCAAG gGTCTTGGTGATACGCAGCAGTCACCTCCACCATCTCCTGGACTAGTGCAAAGAAGGGACTCGATCAGTACCCAATTGGTTGCATCAGATAATCGCGGAGGGCGCAGGGATATCGGACGTGATTTTTTCAGCAATATTAGTAGTGATTTAAATGGTATCGCTGCTCAAACAAGCAGTATGTTTAGTGATCTATTTG GgagtaaaaataattctaatcGAAATGCCGGTCTCCACCCTCAGTCGCAGAAATCGGACAAAAAGACACCGATGCTTGGACCATTCCCTAAAA GTAAAACAGGATTAGTTGAACGTTCGTCATTGATCAAACATTCGACGAACAAAAACGCTCAAGAAGAGCTTCAAAGGATGCAGAATGCTGAGCGATCCAATGTAAATAGCGACAATCAAGCCTTCCTAACCGAT GTGGTAAATCAAATTTTGACCGGAGAAGGTGTTGGTTGGCTGAAGTTGAACAGATTAAAGAAACTTATGGAAGATGAAAGTTATCGAGACTTTGTTGTTTCGAAACTTAACAAAGGTTTGAACAAGAAAATCAGCCCTGATGATCATATCGATGATGTG TGCATTTCGAAACCTGTATACAAGGGAATGTTAAAGTGCCTTCAAGCAGTGGCTCATGGTCTTGGACACACGTACAATAACTTTGGACTTGGTGGAATGGCGTCAGTTTTCCAATTAATGGAGATCGCACATACTCACTATTGGAGCAAGGATCTCTCCGAAGGAGGTTTCGATAGTTCTTTAATGTCTCAA ACATCTAGTCCATTTGGCAGCAGAGAAAACTTGAAGTCACCACAGTCACCATCTCAACCTGAATTCGCTGAAACCCAAAAATCAG ACCCGCCACAAGTTCATTTGGAAATGCCACATGGACACACATCACCAGCGAACGAGGGGAGTCAATCGACGACAGACATGTTCCTTGATATGTTCACTAAAAAAGGGAAGTTCCTCAGCAGGCTAACGTCGTTTGATTCTGAG TTTCCACGTCAACCTAAGCAGCGTACAGGAAGTGTTTGGTCCAGCAAATCATCCTTGAGTACTGGTTTCCGGTATCACGGGGGAAGTCTAGTACCCACCACAACTGCACCCAGTCCAGAAGCAGCGCGCACCTATTTATTTGAAG GCTTGTTAGGGAAAGAACGATCCACGCTTTGGGACCAGATGCAATTTTGGGAAGACGCGTTTCTGGACGCGGTCTCCCAAGAAAGAGACATGATCGGCATGGATCAGGGTCCTGGAGAAATGATGGAGAG GTACAAGAACCTGAGCGAGACTGAAAAGAAACGCTTAGAGCACGACGAGGATAGATTACTGTGCACTCTGCTGCACAATTTAACAGCAATCCTGGTGATGTTGAACGTCGACAAGAACCAGGTAAAGCGCAAAGTGAGAAGACTGCTTGGGAAGAGCCACATCGGGTTGATCTACAGCCAAGAACTCAATCAACTTCTCGACCAAATACACAATCTT TACGGGAACGATATAGATTTGAAGCCTCTTACGTCCCGACAAATGCATCGCCAGTCGTTCACCGTGCACGCCGGTGTCGATGCAGAAGGTGATCTCCGTTTCCTCGAGGTCCGCCATGATGGTCTCGTGTTGAGGTCCGTAAATGGTGTGATCGTGGAACGATGGTGGTACGAACGCTTGGTGAACATGACGTACAGTCCAAAGAACAAAGTCTTGTGCCTTTGGCGACGGAACGGCGGGCAAACGCAGCTACATAAGTATTACACTAAAAAG TGCAAGGACctatattattgtataaaagATGCAATGGAAAAGGCTGCAGCCCGTGGTCGTGGTGCAAATGTGGGAGTCGAGCTTGGCGGTGAATTTCCAGTTCAAGACATGCGCACCGGTGAGGGTGGACTTCTGCAGGTTTGCATGGAGGGCGTGGGTCTCCTCTTCGCGAATAGCAAG GATTTCGAG TTTTTTGTAAGACTCGATCATATCCGCAAGTGCTTTACTCAGAAGGATGGGATCTTTGTATTGGAAGAATTCA ATCCTAAAACTAGACAAGTAATTCAACGTAAATATAAGTCTCAAATG
- the Rab3-GEF gene encoding rab3 GDP-GTP exchange factor isoform X1, with protein MDIQKKQLCPRLVDYLAIVGARLPPVSRQPVQAPELLRRYPVEDHKDFRLPLDMVYFCQPEGCTSVGPKRTALREATSFTFTLTDKDSGKTRYGICVNFYRPVERIGAAVGSGVSVKRDKYNTTFRRESWRKSMEKSTDSAFSSDYRSSAVGPSDSEKDCPSSRRDSDTSHAISAPRLGITAPSGDSESGGSHSPSPRASRRRQRIRNHSLTSLCIISHHPFFSMFRECLFVLKKIIDACNESYSPQKVGASRQTNSPFKLCDNRDTVWSVLTGQTLEGTPSIVLHDVREIETWILRLLSSPVPVPTKTRVEVEIVSQSMQPPLCFAFPDHTRFSLVDFPLHLPLELLGVDICLKVLTLILLEHKIVLQSRDYNALSMSVMAFVTMIYPLEYMFPAIPLLPTCMCCAEQLLLAPTPFVIGIPASFLLYKTNFKMPDDIWLVDLDSNKINPPTGAGDQLPPLPEPEGTILKNHLKQAMQLMDQAGSGAMASMTIPQPLPQDTSPRTSLQAPSRRESLTSHLSSLSVSSMKHRPSIDHHAQPHSTSSSTPSSASGQRRQSVSQSSGSSSPQKPTSSQSMPPFNPFIYGNDVDSVDIATRVAMVRFFNSQNLLANFTEHTRTLRLYPRPVVAFQINSFLRSRPRASHFLNKFARTQAVEFLAEWSLTPSNVAFLRVQTGVFDPAQIGDKPKWYASSLEPIYFPVWDSGSSLANALKAMKEHESQPTDESGSDSEGAESTSSSYSSLSDFVSEMVSSDLSPSYNHTAQVAQPRMSLSVDPKNVYNPPSSLQYPGMEEEATTRPESPPSTSSSHSDLSSPSMNRDSEFELNPQAQEGSQSTNDKEEGGSFESDSASTITPRTILSAQSSIGQFGVGTGLKATPTTISDTERPTSSHRTSRVSRYVVPIQPSGAVLQRHPSVGNVLARASSFSTGTGPLLPRQMNSNNSENGSPTVPRQFSLGTVAQKPVTESQKQGSPTMTGNGVLRQGSQGSLFEQIATQAKDLVRETTRQSSQDGLLAQMDKLKHQAKEKITEAGEDSGLFAPLEQFTQQTKKAVGEATKSVQEASKTALEASKTAAGVSKNTFDDLTYVGKSTFGDLTKSAKEVAAKKGLLKGLGDTQQSPPPSPGLVQRRDSISTQLVASDNRGGRRDIGRDFFSNISSDLNGIAAQTSSMFSDLFGSKNNSNRNAGLHPQSQKSDKKTPMLGPFPKSKTGLVERSSLIKHSTNKNAQEELQRMQNAERSNVNSDNQAFLTDVVNQILTGEGVGWLKLNRLKKLMEDESYRDFVVSKLNKGLNKKISPDDHIDDVCISKPVYKGMLKCLQAVAHGLGHTYNNFGLGGMASVFQLMEIAHTHYWSKDLSEGGFDSSLMSQTSSPFGSRENLKSPQSPSQPEFAETQKSDPPQVHLEMPHGHTSPANEGSQSTTDMFLDMFTKKGKFLSRLTSFDSESGRGGGTGSSEALSTDGGSIITNPAFRQAHQASFRSTVSDSEVEQGNFPRQPKQRTGSVWSSKSSLSTGFRYHGGSLVPTTTAPSPEAARTYLFEGLLGKERSTLWDQMQFWEDAFLDAVSQERDMIGMDQGPGEMMERYKNLSETEKKRLEHDEDRLLCTLLHNLTAILVMLNVDKNQVKRKVRRLLGKSHIGLIYSQELNQLLDQIHNLYGNDIDLKPLTSRQMHRQSFTVHAGVDAEGDLRFLEVRHDGLVLRSVNGVIVERWWYERLVNMTYSPKNKVLCLWRRNGGQTQLHKYYTKKCKDLYYCIKDAMEKAAARGRGANVGVELGGEFPVQDMRTGEGGLLQVCMEGVGLLFANSKDFEFFVRLDHIRKCFTQKDGIFVLEEFNPKTRQVIQRKYKSQMADQICYSVLCVFSYLAAGLEQRKPQPTQQPQQQQQQQQQQQQSQSHHQYQPQQQPQLQRQQSQQKQQQRAQSQQQRQQQQQQQQQQQQQQQQQQRQQHQTQAQQHSGSNVTQSTQGQKSTHFDSYPKHH; from the exons ATGGATATACAAAAGAAGCAGCTGTGCCCCCGCTTGGTGGATTATCTCGCCATCGTGGGGGCCAGATTGCCCCCAGTCTCTCGCCAGCCTGTGCAG GCTCCAGAATTATTGAGAAGATATCCGGTGGAAGATCACAAAGATTTTCGATTACCATTGGATATGGTTTATTTCTGCCAGCCCGAGGGCTGCACCAGTGTCGGCCCTAAACGCACAGCCTTACGAGAGGCCACTTCCTTCACCTTCACTCTTACTGATAAAGATTCTG GCAAAACACGTTATGGTATCTGCGTGAATTTCTATCGACCAGTAGAAAGGATTGGAGCTGCAGTTGGAAGTGGAGTGTCCGTGAAAAGGGACAAGTACAATACAACGTTTCGCAGAGAGAGCTGGAGGAAAAGTATGGAGAAGAGCACGGACTCTGCATTTTCTAG CGACTATAGGAGCAGTGCAGTAGGACCTAGCGACTCTGAGAAAGATTGTCCGAGCAGCAGAAGGGACTCTGACACGTCTCATGCAATTAGCGCACCAAGATTAGGTATCACTGCACCGAGCGGGGACAGCGAAAGCGGCGGCAGCCATTCGCCGTCTCCGCGGGCTTCACGCAGACGACAG AGGATACGAAATCATTCCCTAACGTCGCTATGCATCATCTCACACCACCCCTTCTTTTCGATGTTCCGGGAATGCCTTTTCGTTTTGAAGAAGATCATCGACGCGTGCAACGAAAGTTATTCGCCGCAAAAAGTGGGCGCTTCCAGGCAAACGAACAG TCCCTTTAAACTCTGTGACAACAGAGACACGGTATGGAGTGTCTTAACGGGACAAACGCTCGAAGGAACGCCGTCAATAGTTCTTCACGATGTAAGAGAAATCGAGACCTGGATATTACGATTGTTGAGCAGCCCGGTACCAGTTCCAACAAAGACACGCGTCGAGGTCGAAATCGTGTCTCAAAGTATGCAGCCACCACTCTGTTTTGCATTCCCAGACCACACTAGATTTTCTCTCGTTGATTTCCCTCTGCATCTACCCCTGGAACTTCTTGGCGTTGACATATGCTTGAAGGTCCTCACGTTGATTCTCTTGGAGCACAAG ATCGTGTTGCAATCCCGCGACTACAATGCCCTGTCGATGTCCGTAATGGCGTTCGTTACAATGATCTATCCTCTGGAGTATATGTTCCCCGCGATACCGTTGTTACCCACGTGCATGTGCTGCGCGGAACAATTGTTGCTTGCACCTACACCATTTGTTATCGGAATACCCGCTAGTTTTTTATTGTACAAAACGAACTTCAAAATGCCCGATGACATTTGGCTAGTGGATCTAGACAGCAATAAGATAAACCCACCTACCGGTGCGGGTGATCAATTGCCTCCGTTGCCCGAGCCAGAAGGCACCATACTAAAGAATCACCTGAAACAG GCAATGCAACTGATGGACCAAGCCGGCTCTGGT GCAATGGCTAGCATGACGATTCCGCAACCTTTGCCCCAAGACACTTCACCTCGAACGTCGCTTCAAGCACCTAGCAGAAGGGAAAGCTTAACATCTCATCTGTCTAGTTTAAG TGTTTCGTCGATGAAGCACAGACCAAGCATCGATCACCATGCGCAACCCCATTCAACGAGTTCCTCGACCCCGAGTTCAGCCTCTGGACAACGTCGACAGTCCGTGTCTCAGTCGTCGGGTTCCTCGTCACCTCAAAAACCGACGTCCTCGCAAAGCATGCCTCCTTTCAACCCTTTTATCTATGGAAACGATGTAGACTCGGTGGACATCGCCACCAGAGTAGCTATGGTGCGTTTCTTTAATTCGCAGAACCTGCTAGCGAATTTTACCGAGCACACAAGGACTCTGAGGCTGTACCCAAGACCAGTGGTGGCCTTCCAAATTAACTCGTTCCTCCGATCGAGACCACGTGCCAGTCATTTCTTAAACAAGTTTGCCAGAACACAGGCGGTGGAATTTCTGGCGGAATGGTCCTTGACACCTAGCAACGTAGCGTTCCTCAGGGTACAAACTGGAGTGTTTGATCCTGCTCAAATTGGGGACAAACCAAAGTGGTACGCTTCGAGCTTAGAACCTATCTATTTTCCTGTCTGGGATTCCGGGAGTTCGTTGGCGAACGCGTTGAAGGCGATGAAGGAACACGAGAGTCAGCCAACAGATGAAAGTGGATCGGATTCTGAAGGTGCTGAGAGCACCAGCTCTTCGTATTCTTCCTTGAGCGATTTTGTCTCTGAAATGGTGTCGTCGGACTTGTCACCCA GTTACAATCATACCGCACAAGTGGCTCAGCCTCGAATGTCTCTGTCAGTGGATCCAAAGAACGTCTATAATCCACCAAGTTCTTTGCAATATCCTGGAATGGAAGAAGAAGCAACAACGAGGCCAGAAAGTCCACCGAGTACTTCCTCCAGTCACAGTGATCTGAGCAGTCCTAGTATGAACAGAGATTCAGAATTTGAATTAAACCCACAAGCTCAAGAAGGTTCACAGTCGACCAAT GATAAAGAGGAAGGTGGTAGCTTTGAGTCAGACTCTGCATCAACAATAACACCACGCACAATCCTGAGCGCACAAAGTTCTATAGGACAATTTGGAGTTGGCACGGGATTAAAAGCCACTCCAACAACGATCAGCGACACTGAACGTCCTACCAGTTCCCACAGGACTTCACGTGTCAGTAGATATGTCGTTCCT ATCCAACCAAGCGGAGCAGTTCTTCAGCGTCATCCAAGTGTTGGAAATGTTCTGGCTAGAGCATCAAGCTTCAGTACAGGCACAGGACCCCTTCTGCCAAGGCAAATGAACAGCAACAACAGTGAGAATGGGTCACCTACGGTTCCTCGACAATTCTCATTGGGTACTGTTGCTCAGAAACCAGTTACAGAAAGTCAAAAACAGGGCAGCCCTACCATGACTGGAAATGGTGTCCTACGGCAAGGATCACAGGGATCCTTGTTTGAACAAATTGCAACTCAAGCCAAAGATCTTGTTCGAGAAACAACCAGGCAGAGCAGTCAAGATGGTCTCCTTGCCCAAATGGATAag CTGAAACATCAGGCAAAGGAGAAGATTACAGAAGCTGGAGAAGATAGTGGTCTGTTTGCACCGCTGGAACAA tttacaCAGCAGACAAAGAAGGCAGTAGGAGAGGCCACAAAATCAGTACAAGAAGCATCAAAGACTGCTTTGGAAGCAAGTAAAACTGCAGCTGGAGTTAGCAAAAATACTTTTGATGATTTGACATACGTTGGTAAAAGcacttttggggatttgacaaaaAGTGCCAAAGAAGTAGCTGCAAAGAAGGGTTTACTCAAG gGTCTTGGTGATACGCAGCAGTCACCTCCACCATCTCCTGGACTAGTGCAAAGAAGGGACTCGATCAGTACCCAATTGGTTGCATCAGATAATCGCGGAGGGCGCAGGGATATCGGACGTGATTTTTTCAGCAATATTAGTAGTGATTTAAATGGTATCGCTGCTCAAACAAGCAGTATGTTTAGTGATCTATTTG GgagtaaaaataattctaatcGAAATGCCGGTCTCCACCCTCAGTCGCAGAAATCGGACAAAAAGACACCGATGCTTGGACCATTCCCTAAAA GTAAAACAGGATTAGTTGAACGTTCGTCATTGATCAAACATTCGACGAACAAAAACGCTCAAGAAGAGCTTCAAAGGATGCAGAATGCTGAGCGATCCAATGTAAATAGCGACAATCAAGCCTTCCTAACCGAT GTGGTAAATCAAATTTTGACCGGAGAAGGTGTTGGTTGGCTGAAGTTGAACAGATTAAAGAAACTTATGGAAGATGAAAGTTATCGAGACTTTGTTGTTTCGAAACTTAACAAAGGTTTGAACAAGAAAATCAGCCCTGATGATCATATCGATGATGTG TGCATTTCGAAACCTGTATACAAGGGAATGTTAAAGTGCCTTCAAGCAGTGGCTCATGGTCTTGGACACACGTACAATAACTTTGGACTTGGTGGAATGGCGTCAGTTTTCCAATTAATGGAGATCGCACATACTCACTATTGGAGCAAGGATCTCTCCGAAGGAGGTTTCGATAGTTCTTTAATGTCTCAA ACATCTAGTCCATTTGGCAGCAGAGAAAACTTGAAGTCACCACAGTCACCATCTCAACCTGAATTCGCTGAAACCCAAAAATCAG ACCCGCCACAAGTTCATTTGGAAATGCCACATGGACACACATCACCAGCGAACGAGGGGAGTCAATCGACGACAGACATGTTCCTTGATATGTTCACTAAAAAAGGGAAGTTCCTCAGCAGGCTAACGTCGTTTGATTCTGAG AGTGGGCGGGGAGGTGGAACAGGAAGCAGCGAAGCTTTATCCACAGACGGAGGTAGCATTATCACTAATCCTGCTTTTCGGCAAGCGCACCAAGCTTCTTTCCGAAGCACTGTCTCTGATAGCGAGGTCGAACAAGGAAAT TTTCCACGTCAACCTAAGCAGCGTACAGGAAGTGTTTGGTCCAGCAAATCATCCTTGAGTACTGGTTTCCGGTATCACGGGGGAAGTCTAGTACCCACCACAACTGCACCCAGTCCAGAAGCAGCGCGCACCTATTTATTTGAAG GCTTGTTAGGGAAAGAACGATCCACGCTTTGGGACCAGATGCAATTTTGGGAAGACGCGTTTCTGGACGCGGTCTCCCAAGAAAGAGACATGATCGGCATGGATCAGGGTCCTGGAGAAATGATGGAGAG GTACAAGAACCTGAGCGAGACTGAAAAGAAACGCTTAGAGCACGACGAGGATAGATTACTGTGCACTCTGCTGCACAATTTAACAGCAATCCTGGTGATGTTGAACGTCGACAAGAACCAGGTAAAGCGCAAAGTGAGAAGACTGCTTGGGAAGAGCCACATCGGGTTGATCTACAGCCAAGAACTCAATCAACTTCTCGACCAAATACACAATCTT TACGGGAACGATATAGATTTGAAGCCTCTTACGTCCCGACAAATGCATCGCCAGTCGTTCACCGTGCACGCCGGTGTCGATGCAGAAGGTGATCTCCGTTTCCTCGAGGTCCGCCATGATGGTCTCGTGTTGAGGTCCGTAAATGGTGTGATCGTGGAACGATGGTGGTACGAACGCTTGGTGAACATGACGTACAGTCCAAAGAACAAAGTCTTGTGCCTTTGGCGACGGAACGGCGGGCAAACGCAGCTACATAAGTATTACACTAAAAAG TGCAAGGACctatattattgtataaaagATGCAATGGAAAAGGCTGCAGCCCGTGGTCGTGGTGCAAATGTGGGAGTCGAGCTTGGCGGTGAATTTCCAGTTCAAGACATGCGCACCGGTGAGGGTGGACTTCTGCAGGTTTGCATGGAGGGCGTGGGTCTCCTCTTCGCGAATAGCAAG GATTTCGAG TTTTTTGTAAGACTCGATCATATCCGCAAGTGCTTTACTCAGAAGGATGGGATCTTTGTATTGGAAGAATTCA ATCCTAAAACTAGACAAGTAATTCAACGTAAATATAAGTCTCAAATG